Proteins from a single region of Lysinibacillus sp. JNUCC-52:
- a CDS encoding iron-containing alcohol dehydrogenase: protein MNKLTFTPTSYTGWGCLQQLLVEVNKFQANNILIVTDPFLKDLGLVEQVNKPLQDNGYQTTIYTDIAPEPPLAIGERLVDYTRKHQFDLVIGLGGGSALDLAKLAAVLATHEGQVADYLNLTGTKALENKGLPKILIPTTSGTGSEVTNISVLSLETTKDVVTHDYLLADVAIVDPELTISLPSKVTAATGVDALTHAIEAYVSINANEVTDGLALQAIRLISNSIRTAVHDGKNKQARSDMSYGSYLAGLAFFNAGVAGVHALAYPLGGQYHIAHGDSNAVLLPYVMGYIRKSCEKRMKDILDAMGISSMYLSQEEASYKCVDALQELVNDVNIPSTLKGFNIPESALEQLTDDATKQTRILARSPMALNRDDIFAIYRAAFDGQIREPHWPL, encoded by the coding sequence ATGAATAAATTAACCTTTACTCCTACAAGTTATACAGGTTGGGGTTGTCTACAACAACTACTTGTAGAAGTAAACAAATTTCAAGCAAATAATATATTAATAGTAACAGACCCATTTTTAAAAGACTTAGGCTTAGTGGAGCAGGTTAATAAGCCATTGCAGGACAATGGATATCAGACGACGATTTATACCGACATTGCACCTGAGCCACCTCTTGCAATTGGCGAACGACTAGTTGACTATACACGAAAACATCAATTTGATTTAGTAATTGGGTTAGGTGGAGGAAGTGCATTAGATTTAGCAAAGTTGGCAGCTGTATTAGCTACTCATGAGGGGCAGGTGGCAGACTATTTAAATTTAACAGGCACGAAAGCACTTGAAAATAAAGGACTTCCGAAAATTTTAATTCCAACAACGTCGGGGACGGGATCAGAGGTTACTAATATTTCTGTATTATCATTAGAAACAACTAAGGATGTTGTGACCCATGATTATTTGCTTGCTGATGTAGCAATTGTAGATCCTGAATTAACAATTTCATTGCCTTCAAAAGTTACTGCTGCTACGGGTGTAGACGCTTTAACACATGCAATTGAAGCCTATGTTTCTATTAATGCAAATGAAGTGACAGATGGTCTTGCACTGCAAGCAATTAGATTAATTAGTAATTCAATTCGTACAGCTGTACATGATGGTAAAAACAAGCAGGCACGCTCGGATATGAGTTATGGTAGTTATTTAGCAGGCTTGGCATTTTTTAATGCAGGTGTAGCAGGGGTACATGCCTTGGCTTATCCGCTTGGTGGTCAGTACCATATTGCACATGGTGATTCAAACGCAGTATTATTGCCATACGTAATGGGCTATATCCGCAAAAGCTGCGAAAAACGCATGAAAGATATTTTAGATGCAATGGGAATATCATCGATGTACTTATCACAAGAAGAAGCTTCCTACAAATGTGTTGATGCATTACAAGAACTAGTAAACGATGTAAATATTCCTTCTACTTTGAAAGGCTTTAACATACCAGAATCTGCACTTGAACAATTAACAGATGATGCAACAAAGCAAACGAGAATTTTAGCTCGCAGCCCGATGGCATTAAATCGAGATGATATTTTTGCTATTTATCGTGCGGCATTTGATGGACAAATTCGAGAGCCACACTGGCCGTTGTAA
- a CDS encoding ferritin yields MLSEKLHTALNEQMNFEFYSAHAYMAMAAFCTDQDYDGFANFFLVQAEEERFHAMKFYNFLSDMGYRASIHGFDSPENHFDSILHAFKTAMSHEKEVTRRIYNLSDIALDEREHATMAFLKWFIDEQVEEESTFDTLIRKIERIENDSNAIFMLDAELANRSFTPDTEAK; encoded by the coding sequence ATGTTATCTGAAAAACTACACACAGCGCTAAACGAACAAATGAATTTTGAATTTTACTCCGCTCATGCTTATATGGCAATGGCTGCATTTTGCACAGATCAAGATTACGATGGCTTTGCAAATTTCTTTTTAGTGCAAGCTGAAGAAGAACGTTTCCATGCAATGAAATTTTATAATTTCTTAAGTGATATGGGCTATCGTGCATCAATACATGGATTTGACAGTCCTGAAAATCATTTCGACTCTATTTTACATGCCTTTAAAACAGCAATGTCTCATGAAAAAGAAGTGACTCGTCGTATTTATAACTTATCTGATATTGCATTAGATGAACGTGAGCACGCAACGATGGCATTTTTAAAATGGTTTATCGATGAGCAAGTGGAAGAAGAATCTACATTTGATACGCTAATTCGTAAAATCGAACGGATTGAGAATGATTCTAATGCTATTTTTATGCTTGATGCAGAATTAGCGAATCGCTCTTTCACGCCAGATACTGAAGCTAAATAA
- a CDS encoding Bax inhibitor-1/YccA family protein has protein sequence MAYANRNQNLNKILKHFTFMWVLTAIGIFVATLLPSTVIMPLSLICIILLIIACFVRSLKLANSIMYAIPFLMGILLFWTTQFFIDQLGPQLVLLVFGATLIIFIILALVGMVMNKDISNWGSYLFTVLIVVLVFSLLFMFIPISNVIGLIIAAVSVLLFSLFTVYDFNRIRHNHVSDDEVIGMALNLYLDFINLFTNLLEVIWRLKNEFD, from the coding sequence ATGGCTTATGCTAACCGTAATCAAAACTTAAATAAAATTTTAAAACACTTTACCTTTATGTGGGTATTAACCGCGATAGGAATATTTGTTGCCACTTTGTTACCATCGACTGTAATCATGCCGCTTTCGCTTATATGTATTATACTCTTAATCATTGCCTGCTTTGTTCGTAGCTTAAAACTAGCCAACTCGATTATGTATGCAATCCCCTTTTTAATGGGTATTTTACTCTTTTGGACAACACAATTTTTTATTGACCAGCTCGGACCGCAATTAGTTTTATTAGTCTTCGGAGCAACCCTAATCATTTTCATCATACTCGCCCTAGTAGGTATGGTGATGAATAAGGATATTTCAAATTGGGGAAGCTATTTATTCACTGTGCTTATCGTCGTGCTTGTGTTTTCGCTTCTTTTTATGTTTATTCCAATAAGTAATGTTATTGGGCTTATTATTGCAGCAGTTTCTGTCTTACTGTTTAGTCTTTTTACAGTATATGATTTTAACCGTATTCGACATAATCATGTGTCTGACGATGAAGTCATTGGGATGGCATTAAATCTATATTTAGATTTCATAAATCTATTTACAAATCTATTAGAAGTAATATGGCGATTAAAAAATGAATTTGATTAA
- a CDS encoding TerC family protein encodes MEAILLEYAWVLVVLIVLEGLLAADNAVVMAVMVKHLPKAQQQKALLYGLVGAFIFRFAALFLITTLVNFWQIQALGAAYLLFMSIKHIYDSRKAAGDSDEIKEPKKQSGFWMTVVKVELADIAFAVDSILAAVAIAVTLPHLGNFDVGGINAGQFGVMFLGGIIGVVMMRFAARWFVRVLEKFPSLETAAFLIVGWVGVKLAVLTLAHEKLGVIPHDFPHSTLWKATFWIVLVAIALSGYLVGVKNQKKEA; translated from the coding sequence TTGGAAGCCATTTTATTAGAATACGCATGGGTACTAGTTGTATTAATAGTACTAGAAGGACTTTTAGCAGCGGACAATGCAGTCGTTATGGCAGTTATGGTTAAACATTTACCGAAAGCTCAACAACAAAAGGCATTATTATACGGATTAGTAGGTGCGTTCATTTTCCGTTTTGCCGCTTTATTCTTAATTACAACACTCGTGAATTTTTGGCAAATACAAGCTCTAGGCGCTGCTTACTTATTATTTATGTCAATTAAGCATATTTACGATTCACGGAAAGCTGCTGGAGACTCCGATGAAATTAAAGAGCCTAAAAAACAATCTGGTTTCTGGATGACCGTTGTAAAAGTCGAACTTGCTGATATTGCCTTTGCAGTAGATTCCATTTTAGCAGCAGTTGCCATTGCGGTTACACTACCACATTTAGGGAATTTCGATGTTGGTGGCATTAACGCAGGACAATTCGGTGTTATGTTCCTTGGTGGTATTATTGGGGTCGTAATGATGCGATTTGCAGCACGTTGGTTCGTACGAGTACTAGAAAAATTCCCATCACTTGAAACGGCTGCTTTCCTAATTGTTGGTTGGGTTGGTGTGAAATTAGCTGTCTTAACTTTAGCACATGAAAAATTAGGAGTTATTCCACATGATTTCCCACACTCAACGCTTTGGAAAGCGACATTCTGGATTGTATTAGTTGCAATCGCTCTAAGTGGCTACTTAGTAGGTGTCAAAAACCAAAAGAAAGAAGCATAA
- a CDS encoding ABC transporter ATP-binding protein, which produces MYKKFFSYYKPHKRLFVVDFSSAIVVAILELAFPLAVQWFIDKLLPTGEWSMIVKVSILLLLVYALSTVLNFIVNYLGHKLGINIETDMRQELFNHVQRQSFRFFDNTKTGHIMSRITNDLFDIGEFAHHGPEDLFIAIMTFLGAFVIMFNVNPTLALIAAIMVPFLMWLVTVSNIKMNNAWKTLYVKIADVNGRVEDSVSGVRVVKSFTNEAFEMERFKEQNGFFRSAKLYAYKIMAGAHSSIYMMTRLLTLVVLVVGAWLSFNGKLSYGGLVSFVLYTNVLIKPIDKISALLELYPKGMAGFKRFRELIEQEPEVQDREGAKQVTHLCGDISFQHVDFNYDTSKTVLQGISFDVHAGQTIAFVGPSGAGKTTICSLIPRFYDVTKGAITIDGLDVRNMTQASLRSQIGIVQQDVFLFTGTIRENIAYGRLGASDEDIEEAARRAHLESFIAELPDGYETQIGERGLKLSGGQKQRIAIARMFLKNPPILILDEATSALDTETEMIIQQSLAELAENRTTLIIAHRLATIRNADRVLVVTQNGIEEDGTYAELVEQDGIFAKLHHIQFRKTEHEKVMQQQLDY; this is translated from the coding sequence ATGTATAAAAAATTTTTTTCTTACTACAAACCACATAAACGATTATTCGTAGTCGATTTTTCTAGTGCGATTGTTGTAGCAATATTAGAGCTCGCCTTTCCATTAGCTGTACAATGGTTTATTGACAAACTGCTACCTACTGGTGAGTGGAGTATGATTGTCAAAGTAAGTATTTTATTATTACTAGTGTATGCACTTAGCACTGTATTAAACTTTATTGTCAATTATTTAGGGCATAAATTAGGCATCAATATAGAGACCGATATGCGACAAGAACTGTTTAATCATGTACAGCGCCAATCATTCCGTTTCTTCGATAATACGAAAACTGGTCATATTATGAGCAGAATAACGAATGACTTATTTGATATTGGCGAATTTGCCCATCACGGGCCAGAAGATTTATTTATTGCGATTATGACGTTTTTGGGTGCGTTCGTCATTATGTTCAATGTCAATCCAACACTTGCATTAATTGCAGCTATTATGGTGCCGTTTTTAATGTGGCTTGTGACAGTTAGTAACATTAAGATGAACAATGCATGGAAAACGTTATACGTTAAAATTGCAGATGTAAATGGCCGTGTGGAGGATAGCGTTTCTGGCGTTCGCGTTGTGAAATCATTTACGAATGAAGCATTTGAAATGGAGCGTTTTAAGGAGCAAAATGGTTTTTTCCGTTCAGCAAAATTATACGCTTATAAGATTATGGCAGGGGCTCATTCCAGTATTTATATGATGACCCGTTTGTTAACGTTAGTTGTCCTTGTAGTAGGTGCTTGGTTAAGCTTTAATGGAAAATTATCGTATGGAGGTCTTGTAAGCTTTGTATTATATACAAATGTTCTTATTAAACCAATCGATAAAATTAGTGCTTTGTTAGAACTATACCCTAAAGGGATGGCAGGTTTTAAACGTTTCCGTGAGTTAATAGAGCAGGAGCCAGAAGTTCAGGATCGTGAGGGAGCAAAGCAAGTAACGCATTTATGTGGTGATATTTCGTTTCAACATGTTGACTTTAATTATGATACATCTAAAACTGTTTTACAGGGTATTTCATTTGATGTTCATGCAGGACAAACAATTGCCTTTGTTGGCCCATCTGGTGCAGGGAAGACGACAATCTGTTCCTTAATTCCAAGATTTTACGATGTCACTAAAGGGGCAATTACGATTGATGGCTTAGATGTGCGGAATATGACACAAGCCTCTCTACGTTCACAAATTGGCATAGTACAACAAGATGTCTTTTTATTTACGGGAACTATTCGAGAAAATATTGCTTATGGTCGTTTAGGTGCAAGTGATGAAGACATTGAAGAAGCAGCTAGAAGAGCGCATTTAGAATCATTTATTGCAGAGCTTCCAGATGGTTATGAGACACAGATTGGTGAACGTGGCTTAAAGTTGTCTGGGGGGCAAAAGCAGCGTATCGCGATTGCTCGTATGTTTTTGAAAAATCCACCGATTTTAATTTTGGATGAGGCAACATCTGCGCTCGATACAGAAACAGAAATGATTATTCAACAATCGTTAGCTGAGCTTGCAGAAAATCGAACAACACTCATAATTGCACATCGTCTAGCGACAATACGTAATGCAGATCGTGTGCTTGTCGTTACTCAAAATGGTATTGAAGAAGATGGTACGTATGCGGAATTAGTAGAGCAAGACGGTATTTTCGCGAAATTACATCATATTCAATTTAGAAAAACTGAACATGAAAAAGTTATGCAACAACAGCTTGACTATTAA
- a CDS encoding Ger(x)C family spore germination protein: MNKKILCLLLVFTTLLSGCWDVTEPQRMFYVHALGIDFKDDNYVTYMQIIDFANIAKSEQPNNPQAQQAEIGNGKGKTVEDSLFDLYHSIDQKVFWGHITYIVLSEEVMKSNKVNQVLDFLTRFRETRYQIWVYGTKEPLDKILEITPINNKALTLSKLGDPLNSFKQESFVKPINIRKLVIGLNEPSHEVYLPLVSINKGWVSSKGESESIEMKGVTLLSKDGLKGFLTEEKTSGIKWMTNETIRSEITGQIGEEDTFVTVTLEHIKVEIFPVVKNDNVQFDIEVKMEANVLGITEKITTEEIRQEVTKQVEQEIRNTFKEALALNTDIYRLSEQLYRKDVKTWKKLEKDGKIELTEDSIRKIKVKTIKVNPGRESFIETIEK; encoded by the coding sequence ATGAATAAAAAAATACTCTGTCTATTATTAGTATTTACGACACTGCTATCAGGATGTTGGGATGTTACTGAACCACAAAGAATGTTTTATGTTCATGCACTCGGTATAGATTTTAAAGATGATAATTATGTAACGTATATGCAGATTATTGATTTTGCCAATATAGCTAAATCAGAACAGCCTAATAATCCGCAAGCTCAACAAGCAGAAATCGGAAATGGTAAAGGAAAAACCGTAGAAGATTCTCTTTTCGATTTGTATCATTCCATTGATCAAAAGGTGTTTTGGGGACATATTACTTACATCGTCCTTTCAGAAGAAGTAATGAAGAGTAACAAGGTTAATCAGGTGCTAGACTTTTTAACACGTTTTCGTGAAACGCGTTACCAAATATGGGTATACGGCACAAAAGAACCACTCGATAAAATACTTGAAATTACACCGATAAATAATAAGGCGCTTACATTATCAAAGCTTGGCGATCCTTTAAATTCTTTTAAACAAGAATCATTTGTTAAACCGATAAATATTCGCAAATTAGTGATAGGGTTAAATGAGCCAAGTCATGAAGTTTATCTTCCGTTAGTATCAATAAATAAGGGATGGGTATCGTCGAAAGGAGAGTCGGAATCTATTGAAATGAAAGGTGTGACGTTACTCTCCAAAGACGGATTAAAAGGGTTTCTTACCGAAGAAAAAACAAGCGGAATCAAATGGATGACCAACGAAACAATTCGCAGTGAAATAACAGGACAAATTGGTGAAGAAGACACTTTCGTCACTGTTACATTAGAACATATAAAAGTTGAAATTTTTCCTGTTGTAAAAAATGATAATGTGCAATTTGACATAGAAGTGAAAATGGAGGCAAATGTTCTCGGCATTACAGAAAAAATTACGACAGAAGAAATTCGACAAGAAGTAACAAAGCAGGTAGAACAAGAAATAAGGAACACATTTAAAGAAGCACTGGCACTGAACACCGATATTTATCGTTTATCAGAACAGCTATACCGAAAAGACGTTAAAACATGGAAAAAACTAGAGAAGGATGGGAAAATCGAGTTAACAGAAGATTCTATTCGCAAAATAAAAGTAAAAACGATTAAAGTGAATCCAGGACGGGAATCTTTTATCGAAACAATTGAAAAATAA